A stretch of the Vigna radiata var. radiata cultivar VC1973A chromosome 9, Vradiata_ver6, whole genome shotgun sequence genome encodes the following:
- the LOC106773139 gene encoding probable disease resistance protein At4g27220, translating into MGWLAPLVKVGVEAISFVWRQVTYIVRYKQSVHELKDSIKDLENEKDKIDHQCDEADKNLKNIEGKVTEWNRKVSEINITVEEFENDDGHEKAQSLNCYVFPYLWNRHRLGRKAKKMEVGVKKLINESPGLDEISYKENVTSNDATLSNSGFEEFGSTKSTMEKVMRELENSSVRMIGLYGEGGVGKSALIKEIARIARDKKLFNVVVKVEITDNPNLQSIQEEIAYVFGLQLEGEGENVRADCLRRRLKKETGNTLLILDDLWHKLDLNKLGIALDDNDDNDDLSNDTRDLDDKFREKDKNNKDLNQKVLKREKIIGGHKRCKILLTARQKRVLEVEMDVKSTFRVEPLDDKDALMFFQKLSGIHNMSDSRKEIVRKYCAGLPMAIITVAKALRGKSELVWEVALEKLEKQELVGVQTYMDISVKMSYDHLENEEIKSIFLLCAQMGHQPLIMDLVKCCYGLGILEGVFSLWEARDKIKITIQKLKDSGLLLDGNSDTHFNMHDIVRDAALSIAKKEKNVFTLRNRKLDEWPELEKCTSISICNCDIIDELPIVNCSRLNFFQIDTNNQSLTIPEKFFEGMKNLKVLILTGFHLKRFPPSIKGLLKLRMLCLELCTLEDNIAIGELKKLRILSFSGSQLKSLPTELGCLNKLQLLDINDCSILELNIPPNILSSLKHLEELYIRKSLTKMLVEGESSYGQNSVLCELKNLHQLKVVDLSIPCFSILPNHLFFAKLKHYKIVVGDVEMFSIIGFKMFDKHETFRVLALQLNHDTNIHSQEDINLLFKTAQSLLLGKVEVVKVVNELNIDGFPDLKHLSIIDSSAIKYVNSMKLSNCINVFPNLESLCLYNLKNLEMISYGPLTVASFTKLKSIKVNMCDRLVTLYSVYMVEFADSEEPCENIECNFYSDKFCASLETIEISECESLKEILQIPMNCDKVKFPKLQTLTFQSLPSFTCFDTEVEESRWPHPTNPQAKNSGSEEDPKSDKAPPLFGEQVEIPNLESLNLSSLNIHKIWSDQLTSSFYFQNLIKLVVKECDKLTYLCSLSVASNLKKLKSLIISDCPIMEKIFETKENNAEKVCVFPKLEEIQLSKMRRLRDIWHTKVNIDSFSSLISVNIEECNKLDMIFPSNMEGWFESLINLKISKCKSVKEIFEVNDSEEIDVSGGIETNLQVILLEDLPKLKELWSKDPHGIVNFKKLRTIDVSNCDELRNLFPASMTKDISKLERLSIWKCKRMVEIVSSKDASEANNDPLEFPELTYVRLHSLPNIKHLCKGRHPIKCPKLNELTVNHCLKLKTFSKGINKTSKEEESFVFSTQKVLSKLEYMEIDFKEAQNLLPEYPMHYLKELSLISVESVDFLNQFPYRMPNLEKLKFTSSYESKELEPASEERLRITLELKELVLRKLRIKDLTGVSIVRKLELLSLVFCEELNNLGPSSVSFT; encoded by the exons ATGGGTTGGTTAGCGCCCTTAGTAAAAGTTGGAGTAGAAGCGATTAGTTTTGTATGGAGACAGGTGACTTACATCGTCCGTTATAAGCAAAGTGTTCATGAACTGAAGGATAGTATTAAGGatcttgaaaatgaaaaagataagatAGATCATCAATGTGATGAGGCtgataaaaatctaaaaaacatTGAAGGTAAGGTTACTGAATGGAATCGAAAAGTGAGTGAAATTAATATTACAGTTGAGGAGTTTGAGAACGATGATGGTCATGAAAAAGCTCAATCACTCAATTGTTATGTTTTTCCATACTTGTGGAATAGACACAGGTTaggaagaaaagcaaagaagatgGAAGTGGGTGTTAAAAAGCTAATTAATGAGTCTCCTGGGTTAGATGAAATTTCCTATAAGGAAAATGTAACATCTAATGATGCCACATTGTCTAATTCTGGCTTTGAAGAATTTGGCTCTACAAAATCCACAATGGAAAAAGTAATGAGAGAACTTGAAAATTCAAGTGTGAGAATGATTGGATTGTATGGGGAAGGTGGTGTCGGTAAGAGCGCTTTAATCAAAGAAATTGCAAGGATAGCTAGAGACAAGAAGTTGTTTAATGTGGTGGTTAAAGTAGAAATAACAGACAATCCCAATCTGCAAAGCATCCAGGAAGAAATTGCTTACGTGTTTGGATTGCAATTGGAAGGGGAAGGTGAAAATGTGAGAGCTGATTGTCTACGAAGGAGGTTAAAGAAAGAAACCGGAAACACCCTTTTAATCTTGGATGACCTTTGGCATAAACTAGATTTGAACAAGCTAGGGATTGCCcttgatgataatgatgacaATGATGATTTAAGTAATGATACGAGGGATCTTGATGATAAATTccgagaaaaagataaaaataacaagGATCTTAATCAGAAAGtgttgaaaagagaaaaaatcatTGGTGGTCACAAGCGATGCAAAATTTTGCTAACTGCACGTCAAAAAAGAGTATTGGAAGTTGAAATGGATGTAAAATCGACTTTCCGTGTAGAGCCATTAGATGACAAGGATGCTTTGATGTTTTTTCAGAAGTTGTCTGGAATACATAATATGTCAGACTCTAGAAAAGAAATTGTGAGGAAGTATTGTGCAGGGTTACCGATGGCAATAATTACAGTTGCAAAGGCATTAAGAGGTAAGAGCGAGTTAGTATGGGAAGTAGCACTTGAAAAGCTTGAAAAGCAGGAATTGGTGGGAGTTCAAACATATATGGACATTTCAGTGAAGATGAGTTATGACCATCTAGAAAATGAGGAGATCAAATCCATTTTCTTGCTTTGTGCTCAAATGGGTCATCAACCACTGATTATGGACTTGGTGAAGTGTTGTTATGGTTTGGGTATACTTGAAGGGGTCTTCTCACTTTGGGAAGCTCGAGACAAAATCAAGATAACAATCCAAAAGCTAAAAGACTCGGGCTTACTATTGGATGGAAATTCTGATACTCATTTCAATATGCATGATATAGTTCGAGATGCTGCTTTGTCTATagcaaagaaggaaaaaaatgtttttactCTAAGAAATCGAAAACTAGATGAGTGGCCTGAACTCGAGAAATGCACTTCTATTTCTATATGCAATTGTGATATAATTGACGAGCTTCCTATAGTCAATTGTTCTCGactgaatttttttcaaatagacACTAATAATCAATCTTTGACAATACCTGAGAAGTTTTTTGAAGGAATGAAAAATCTCAAAGTTTTAATATTGACTGGTTTTCATCTAAAAAGATTTCCACCTTCGATCAAAGGCTTATTAAAGCTCAGAATGCTTTGTTTGGAGCTGTGCACTTTAGAGGACAACATAGCCATAGGAGAGCTAAAAAAGTTGAGAATTCTTAGCTTCTCTGGATCCCAACTTAAAAGTTTGCCAACTGAGTTGGGGTGCTTGAATAAGTTGCAACTGTTAGACATCAATGATTGTTCTATACTGGAGCTTAACATTCCACCTAATATTCTATCAAGTTTGAAACATTTAGAAGAGTTGTACATAAGGAAAAGCTTGACCAAAATGTTGGTGGAAGGAGAGTCAAGCTATGGTCAAAATTCGGTTCTTTGTGAGCTAAAGAATTTGCATCAGCTAAAAGTTGTGGACTTAAGCATCccatgtttttcaattttgccTAATCACTTGTTCTTTGCCAAGttaaaacattacaaaattGTGGTTGGAGACGTAGAAATGTTTTCTATTATAGGCTTTAAGATGTTTGATAAGCACGAAACGTTCAGAGTTTTGGCATTGCAACTGAATCATGACACTAATATTCACTCCCAAGAAGACATAAACTTGTTGTTTAAAACAGCACAAAGTTTGTTACTGGGAAAGGTAGAGGTTGTTAAAGTTGTTAATGAATTGAATATAGATGGATTTCCAGATCTGAAACACTTATCCATCATTGATAGCAGTGCTATCAAATATGTCAATTCAATGAAATTGTCTAATTGTATAAATGTTTTTCCCAATTTGGAATCTCTGTGTCTTTACAATCTGAAGAACTTGGAGATGATATCTTATGGTCCACTTACAGTTGCGTCATTCACCAAATTAAAGTCCATCAAGGTGAATATGTGTGACCGATTGGTGACTCTCTACTCTGTTTACATGGTGGAATTTGCTGATAGTGAAGAACCATGTGAGAATATTGAATGTAATTTTTACTCGGATAAATTTTGTGCTAGCCTAGAAACAATCGAGATTTCTGAATGTGAATCTTTAAAGGAAATTCTTCAAATACCAATGAATTGTGATAAGGTTAAGTTTCCAAAGTTGCAGACTTTGACATTTCAATCATTACCATCATTTACATGTTTTGATACCGAAGTGGAGGAGTCTCGCTGGCCACATCCGACAAATCCTCAAGCTAAAAATAGTGGTAGCGAAGAAGATCCGAAAAGTGACAAGGCACCTCCACTTTTTGGTGAACAA GTTGAAATTCCAAACTTAGAGAGCTTGAATTTAAGCTCACTCAACATCCATAAGATATGGAGCGATCAACTCACGTCAAGTTTCTACTTTCAAAACCTGATAAAATTAGTTGTGAAAGAGTGTGATAAATTGACATACTTATGTTCGTTGTCTGTGGCTAGCAATTTAAAGAAACTGAAAAGCCTTATCATAAGTGATTGTCCAATTATGGAGAAGATTTTtgagacaaaagaaaacaatgcagAAAAG GTCTGCGTCTTCCCTAAGTTGGAGGAAATCCAGCTTAGCAAAATGAGGAGATTAAGAGATATATGGCATACTAAAGTGAACATTGATTCTTTTTCTAGTCTCATTTCGGTGAACATTGAAGAGTGCAATAAACTAGACATGATTTTTCCAAGTAACATGGAAGGATGGTTTGAAAGTTTGATTAACTTGAAAATTTCTAAGTGCAAGTCTGTGAAAGAGATTTTTGAAGTTAATGATTCTGAAGAAATAGATGTATCTGGTGGGATAGAAACAAATCTGCAGGTTATTCTTCTTGAAGACCTCCCGAAGTTGAAGGAATTGTGGAGCAAAGATCCACATGGAattgtcaattttaaaaaacttaggACTATAGACGTAAGTAATTGTGATGAATTGAGGAATTTGTTTCCAGCTTCTAtgacaaaagatatatcaaaGCTTGAACGTTTATCAATATGGAAATGTAAGAGGATGGTGGAAATTGTTTCAAGTAAAGATGCATCAGAAGCTAACAATGATCCATTAGAGTTTCCTGAACTAACCTATGTGAGATTGCATTCACTACCAAATATCAAACATTTATGCAAGGGGAGACATCCGATAAAGTGTCCAAAATTGAACGAGTTAACTGTGAATCACTGTTTGAAGCTTAAAACATTTTCCAAAGGAATCAATAAGACatcaaaggaagaagaaagttttgTTTTCTCAACTCAAAAG GTATTGTCCAAATTGGAGTACATGGAAATTGACTTCAAGGAAGCACAAAACTTGTTACCTGAGTACCCAATGCACTATCTAAAAGAACTTAGTCTGATTTCTGTAGAAAGTGTTGATTTTCTTAACCAGTTTCCGTACAGAATGCCAAATCTTGAAAAGCTAAAGTTCACTTCCTCTTATGAGTCCAAAGAGTTAGAGCCAGCATCAGAAGAAAGATTGAGAATCACATTAGAGCTCAAGGAATTAGTTTTGCGGAAATTAAGGATAAAGGATCTAACAGGAGTTTCAATTGTACGAAAACTGGAGCTTTTAAGCTTAGTATTTTGCGAAGAATTGAACAACTTAGGTCCTTCATCCGTGTCATTCACTTGA